In a genomic window of Gadus macrocephalus chromosome 9, ASM3116895v1:
- the tmem170a gene encoding transmembrane protein 170A — protein MQDRYNNIGFVQQILSLNLVPRQNGTNRGNDTSLSEFSEMWYGVFLWAAVSSLVFHLPAALLALATLRQHKIARFMPIAILLMGFLGPICGGVLTSAAIAGVYKAAGKTMMSLEALVFGVGQSFCILFISFLRLLATL, from the exons atgcAGGACAGGTATAACAATATAGGGTTTGTTCAGCAGATATTAAGTTTAAACTTGGTGCCGAGGCAAAATGGCACCAATCGAGGCAACGACACATCTCTCAGTGAATTCTCAG AGATGTGGTACGGCGTGTTTCTGTGGGCAGCAGTGTCATCGCTGGTGTTCCATCTGCCGGCCGCCCTCCTCGCCCTCGCCACTCTACGGCAGCACAAGATCGCCCGCTTCATGCCCATCGCCATCCTCCTCATGGGCTTCTTGGGGCCAATCTGTGGAGGTGTCCTTACCA GCGCTGCCATCGCTGGCGTGTACAAGGCAGCGGGGAAGACCATGATGTCTCTGGAGGCCCTGGTGTTTGGCGTTGGCCAGTCCTTCTGcatcctcttcatctccttccTCAGGCTCCTGGCCACCCTCTAG